The Bradysia coprophila strain Holo2 chromosome III, BU_Bcop_v1, whole genome shotgun sequence region TACGAAAAGGTGCGGGCCTTGCCAAAGAATTGCTCCTCATTTTGAGACGTTTCCCGGCAAATATCCTAGGGCGATTTTCTTGAAAGTGGATGTAGATAAGTGCCAAGATACTGCTGCCAATCAAGGCGTTCAGGCAATGCCAACATTCATATTCTACAGAAACAAGGTACCGCCGAAAAGATAACCTCTGTCCATCAACAGCGCAATTTGTCAGTaatattttcgaatgtttCAGTCCAAGATCGATCGAGTACAAGGTGCATCGGTCGAAGCACTCGAGGCAAAAATTCAACAACATATTGGCTCGGGAGGTGATGATGAATCCGGCGAAGAATATGGACATGGACTGGTGTGTTTGTCGCGTACATTATTAATATGGAGCCAGATTTTGTGATTCTTCTGTTTTCAGATGGATCTGAACACCTTCATATCGAAGAATGAATGTGAATGTCTGAACGAGGCTGATGACCATCCATTGCAACATAGTTTAACTAGCGGCGGCGGTTACTTGCAGTCCGATTGCGATGAACAACTTATACTGTCGATTACATTTAACCAGGCAGTGAAGATTCATTCGATAAAGTTCAAGGCACCACCGAATTTGGGtccgaaaaatttgaaaattttcatcaatcAGCCACGAACAGTTGACTTTGATATGGCAGAGTCTTTTACATCGGTGCAGGATTTGGTGTAAGTAAACGAACGAAACGAATTAATAGAGATAAGAATATTGTCGGTGCATTACACGCTCGAAATATTATGTGTTCGCTGCACTTTAAACGAACGAATCGAAGAATCCCTTGTCTCAGCTATTGATGACCTTTCTGATTCATTTCTcgttagaaattttttatctgGATTTAACGTGGTCGGTGTGTGAATATTTTCGGATCAATGTTAAGTAGTGAAAGGACGAGAAGCAGTTCATTGTCCAGTGACTAACGAAACTTCAAATCGTATTTGGTGCGCGATCTATAAGGCTTTTCTTAGAGCCTCTTGGATTCTCCTCGATTCGGTTCATTAGTAAATGAGATTGAGTTCCATGAACGTTTCTATGAGTCCAAAAGTTCAATCATTTCGACCATTACGGAGACGCGACAGAGGTCATGTAATTCGCCTCAAGCTGACATGAACTTTAATAATTCCTCTAAGAAAATGTCCATATATTTTGACCATTACGGGGACGCAACATATGTCATGTAATTCGCCTAAAGCTGGCATGACTAAAAATTCAAGACTTTGAAGTTTAGGATGTCGTTCATTTTTGGTGGTATAAATCAGGACAACTAAGTTTGGACAAAGAACTCATTCAAACGCTAGCTCCTCAGGCGTTCTATTTCTAAAACCCAATATTCTGTCTAACTCTGACCATATTCTCGCTCATTGGAGGTTCATGTGTCTGATTAAGGAGctatttttcatacattgaTCTAATCAAAGAATTATAACCATCGGCATCGGCTACCTCTTCTAGAAATATCAATCCTAAAATAGTGCCTATGCCCCCAGCACTACTGTCGCCATTTCGATCCTATAAACATCGAATTTGTAATCCACACAAAATACGGCCAGCTAACAAAGTCATTTCTTTTCTAGACTCGAACCAAAAGATTTGGAAGGAACTCCAGTGAACTTACGCTATGTGAAGTTCCAGAACGTGCAAAATATCCAGGTGTTCATCAAGGACAATCAGAGTGGCGGTGAAGTGACACAATTAGATTACATCGGCTTCATCGGATCACCGATCATAACCACCAAAATGGAAGATTTTAAACGCATCGCTGGAAAGAAAGGGGAAAGCCACTAAAAACTCCCCCCATCCCTTTTTCTATATTGTGTTAATTTCAACGTTTCCCGATTTGATTTTTCTGTTAttcgataataaaaaaaacttggaaattcttttgatcataaaaatctttttatttccaaatcgGTTCATCATTGGCGTCATCCGATCAACAGgccagaaaaaaaacattcttcaaaattgaataaaatattttcggtttacCTTTACGCACAGCGGACTTAGTCGAACATGTAGTCAAAATAGCTTTGATCAAAACTCTGCAGTCTAATGAAACCATCTTCACCACCCGTTGCATAACTATGCCCATCTGGATGGAATGACAAACTGTTTATCGGTCCGAAATGACCCTTGACGCGGGCAAATTCTTCCTCGTAGATCAAATGGTAGAACCGCGAATCGAATTTACCGGCCTgtgttgatgttgttgttaCTTCCATAGCGTCCTGTCCTCCTCCCAAAACGACGTGCTCCAATATTGGACTAATCGACGCTGAATTGACGGGTTTTTCAGTTTTGTACGTTTTCAGGCACACCAAACTTTCGGAATCGAATAATTTGGCCGACGTGTCCTTCGATGCGGTCACAAACATGGTTCCGTCCTTGGACAATTGCATATCGTTAATGGTTGACGAGTGATCTTTTACGGAATTCAACTCCTTGCCAGTTCTCAAATCGAATATGCAGATCATGCCGTTTTCGTGGCCAGTTATGATGTTATTATCTAAATTAGCCCAGAGCATCGACGTTACTTTCGACGATGAAATGGGAATTCGCAGAATGGGATCGGAAGTGGACAGATTTGAATCGGCATTTCGAACATCAATAATTGTCACTTCACACGTCTGTCCCATAGATGAATCATTCGAATAAGCAGCTTGATTGCCGGAATAACTGAATCCACATGTTCGGCCTGGCGATTTGCACGAAATCGTTGCAATTATTGAACCATATTCCAAATCCCAGAGCCTAAATGAAATTGGAATTAGTTCACAGAGTTCCAAGATGCACAGCTAGTTGCATACTTCACGCTCATGTCACCAGATGCTGTTAAGAATTTGGTTGACGTCCAGTCAACATCCAGACACCAAATAGCTCCCTGATGTCCGTTGAATGTTCCCAATCGTTCACCATTCAATGAAAACCAAACATTCGCCTTTGAATCTTTCGAACTGGAAAACAGTAGATCGCCTTCACGATTGTATTTTATGTGCGTGATGGAACGCTCATGCCCTTGCAGCATTATCGGTTTCtgcagggaaaaaaaattgcacaaCGAAATTGAAACATCTTGGATTGTTAAATTGTTGTTGAGTCCGGTTGAGTCGGACTATTTGAGGTTAGTATacagaaaaatcgaaaagtcATATTTTGTGGGGAAATATTTACTAAAACTTTGCCCACTATGGCACAGCACTGAAAGCTCCATAAAAATTGCTCtttcttaccatttttaaGCCGGTTTTATCAGATACGAGCACGATAGAAGTGAAATTATGCACACGTTTTGGTTTTTGGGTTcaactcaaaaaaattaatatgacGTTTAGGGCGTTTAGATGCCGTAGACGCGATCTGTCATCATGAATGACATTTTATGCGTTTGATGATAGCAGAAAtaaattggtaaaaattatgCGGGAAAATTTCAATGTTAACCGAACAGAATTAGGCAAATTAATCAATCATAAACATATTTTATCAACGCATTTCAAGCATGAGCACGGTGCGCCTTTAAACCAACTTTAAATAGAAGTGTcggataacaaaaaattttcttttgtaatattGACGAGGGGTGAGTaagtaattcatttatttataaattagcTCGAACCGCTGGGAGATTTTTGAGGTCGGGATGCAATGACTCCTCATGACCACCCATGGTCCGTCGAGTCGGCATTTGGTGACgttgaaaatgtatatttttttaagaCGTTTCGTGGTTGTTAATTGAAGATCCGGTTGATTGAAGATCCTGTACTCTATAtagaagtgcgttgattttatcaaggttctgaaagaaccaggttaagacaactctgagttgatcacgaaggcggtgacaaattgtattgttttgttacatgaaatggagaaacctcgttttgcgttcagcaaattgtattgttttgttacatgaaatggagaaacctcgttttgcgttcagcaaattgtattgttttgttacatgaaatggagaaacctcgttttgcgttcagcaaattgtattgttttgttacatgaaatggagaaacctcgttttgcgttcagcaaattgtattgttttgttacatgaaatggaaaaacctcgttttgcgttcagcaaattgtattgttttgttacatgaaatggagaaacctcgttttgcgttcagcaacttctttaaatttgttacatgaaataaTCGGTTCAGTTCGAatcactttatttattttgcattttaatttcgGCTAATTGTGTTCGTCGTAGAAATCTGTGTCAATACTGATTTTGCCTTGTCCTATGAACCTGTTAATACAGTATTTGAAGCACGTATTTTTGTAACAGCCGAAAATTTTACCACTGTGAACAAATTGAGTTCAACGGCTACGGAggttatatgaaaaaggcaacgtaacaaaaacaatattccgaattttgctaaaataaacattttcttcaatataatttcacacacaatctgtaccGAGTGCTTTTATCGATTTCAGTCTCACCCGTctcaacctgttctttcagaaccctTTATTTTATATGTCTCTGTGAGGTAAGAATAACATTATGCATCCAGCTACGATAGGGAGTTTGCTCTTATCTTTGCAGAAAATGATATGCACCTTTGTCCAAATACGGCTTAGCATTACAATCACTCAATCACTTAATACTTATTACACACTGCAGTGCGTCTacgcaatgaaagtaaatagataggtatggccaaacgttcaaatttgttctagccggagcacatacggatttgcatggcgccacttcaaacgaactcatttctagtgcaaatttccactagaaatgagttcgtttgaggtggcgccatgcaaatccgtatgtgctccgacttgtatggactggccatacctacttatctactttcattgcgtCTACGGAGATAATAGACATTTACGTCATGTGCATGTCACAAGGATTGAAGTCCGAAATTACTTTTCCGTGTGACGTAAAGTAAAGTAAACTTTCGCCCCTCGAAATGGACcggagaagaaaataaaatgaagcatCAGTGCAGATACACGGGACACTGAAAACATCCACAGCTGGAATGCCTACAGATAATTTGCTGAATGAAAATCATAACAAGCGACAACAAACAGAAATCTCAATTCTCTTCCCCTCATGGCTCATGGAAAGTCAATTTTGAGGCGAAATTGGTATTTCGACCTCAAGTGCTTACATAGGTCAATGGTTTGACCATCCTCAGTTGCTATGTCCACTGTCAACACCCTTCGCAATACATTTCCGAATCTGCAAATCTTGAGCTGTAGTGGTATGTTTGGGACTAAGCCTAACTTGCCCATTTCTTTTCTATACTTTCTATAAATGGGCAAGTTAGCCTTTGTCCAAAACATATCACGGATTAGCTTGAACTTGAACACTACGTCATTCtgccaaattttgttttgttggttctTCGTTTTGTTGCTTAAAATATCTTACGTTTCTGCAGAAAAATTCGTTTATCTTGGAGTTGGCCTTTGGAGCGGGATGGAAGCTTCCTCCTCCGcgataaatgaatttttaaatacgTAATACATATTATAGCCTAGGCAAAAAACCAAACTCCTATAAATGATCGATAATTCATTGGATTGACTAGTCTCTTATATATCTTACTCGCTGCTCATGATCAAAACACTGTGGTAAACTCAAAAGGAGATACATCCGAAGCAGCTAAAGCTGCCTAACCATCCTCCTAGGTTTTCTTTATGGGACAGATAAATAGCTTTAGAAAACTTTTATTCAGACTACAGATATTCCTGTATTACTCACTCAGTGCAAAAACTGCAGTCTGTATAATCTGTTGGAATCAAAGATTGACtttgaacatttattcaaaattaatcctCCTATATAATCTAATTTTTGTATACGACCTTTAATGATTCTacataataacaaaattcatcCCGACGACGATCATCTCGGTAGGTGAATTATTTGTATTAGAATAAGCAATAATTATCATCAGATGTTGTGTGTCACTCGCGTATCTTTCGTTGGATAATCTCTCCATAATTTACACCTCTAACGAAAATGGACAACGAAGATCATAGCTCTTTCTTCGGAAGAAGTTTTACACTAATAGCCGAAgcctatttcaattttcaatgaataacGGGAAACGTTTATTTggtaatcatttatttaagatCCGTTCGAAAGTagcaaaagatttttaaaggcgtaacttaaataaataaaaaaaacaatcacaaTCGTCACGTGACAATAATCCCACGACATCGATGTTCGGCAAATTAGcgaaaaaaatgatattttttacatATCAAAGTTTGCAACGTTCGAAAAATCCAAATAGTGCGTACAACAGTTGTTACTGcaacttaaatttattgattcaatgacaaaatataACAATCAGTTTCCCTTTGCACGTGAAGTTACGAACatgaacttttaaaaattttagcgCTCACAAAAAAGCGTACCATTTTTGACACCTTTTGATCTAGTACGTTTAGCACTACCATTTTGACGTATATCAATCAGaaacattgttgatgtttacAAGCTACAAAAAGGTTCTTTGATGcaattggaattttgtaaaGTTTGAAACGAAActcgaatattttaatataaatgtttaGTGTTTGATGACCAAATGTTGTACAATTGATAGGCCTTATCTTTTcgcaggtaatttaattcataaacaTGCACTgattcaaattattattttcgaaaaattgttttaggaAAATGATCCAGCATCAACTGCTTACATTAGATAAGATTATTGCCGGTCCGAACTTTAGAAAACAGTTTCCTTTTTATAGAATCGATGCGTTATGATGTGTCTGCGTAAACACGAAATTTAAGCGACACAAAGATCTCAACTccaaaatgacattttgatGCCGCCCCTCCAGGCTCTTGGAACATCGTGTGACTCCAAATCTTAAATCGGTTTGCAGACCTCatgcataaaaattttgttctaggACACCCctcaactttcatttttgaacatttgttccGAAGAGACCAAAGCTCTACGACGCCATCTTGTGGGCGTACCAACATGAAAGTTGGTCCCCTTTTTTGGCActttctttcacttttctcggAAACTAAACCATGGAATCTATTGATATGCACCTTAATCGATAGGTATTTTCAGTGGCTATCTACGATTTCAGTTTCATCTAATCCTATGGACacgttttcgagaaaattgagaaaaaccacccaaaaaaccactttttgGTAATTTGCGGTGGCTCACATGCATGTGGCCGCtctcaaatgtttttgttcgGAAGCGCCGACCTCGAAAACCCtttagacacaaatttcacGCCAATCCATTAATTTTACGCGAAATGGCAGCcagttttcgtttcaaaaattccgactttgaagccacctagcggccaagcgacgcataaaaaaattttgtgacccACATTTCCTGAATCAGCATCAAAAGCTCTACCGAAATCAACCGTAAAATCATTAGGTCCGAGGTACGGCCTCAGTCCTAACCTAGGTCCGAACTCGACTTTTTCCCATCTCGCCACCCTAAGAAACGCTCCTATctactttttagatttttagaaagtaCGATGCCCTGCGGGCATCGTGTAATAGATGCCGGGACAGTTACTAGTCTCTTTTATATATTTAACGCCTCCTTCAAGCATTAAGCACTAAACGTTAAAATAATTGGTATCAAACTGAAGCAGCTAAAGCTGCTTAAACAATGCTCCTAGTTTTTCTCCGATTATGACCTTTCAAATGTTGCTAATgacagtaaattttaattagttgAATGAAATGACTCAGGAATTACgtgttttgaaaaacaaaaaaaaaggaaatttgtgCAATCTAAGTTTTTAGCGTTGGAGTGGCCATCAACGATTTACACCGGCTTTGGACGATCACATAATGTAGACGGTATTATGTGGCTGTTTTACCACCGGGTGATTTCTGTCTTTCAAAGTATAActacttcattaatttattttcgttaaatttttgctcaGTTTGTTTTAACTACTGCAAAATAAAATCACCCTCAACAGCATCTCTGGTGGTAACCTTCACAAATGTTTctggttttgttttttagaTGCGctaaaaactattgaaaaatttctttatgtACTACGTTGGGAACGAAAACATCGTCACATCCAGGTATTAATTTCCCCATCAGTGCATCCGATATAACTTGAATTAACAATCTTTCCTTTGACCGGACACGCGACAAAGCTACGTACAGTTGACCATGTGCGAATGGAGCCTTCCTCAAATACACACCTACGTAGTCGAACGTTTGACCTTGAGATTTATTTATGGTCATCGCAAACGCTAATTTGACTGGAATCTGAATTCTTTCCAGTTTACCGCTAAGATCGCTCGAGTCAGTACTCATGCGGCAACGTGATATCAAAACTTCTTTGTCTTTGTGATCTCCACTTAAAATTTTCGCGCGAATGCATGTGTCATACAACTTAGTGATAATCATTCTCGTGCCGTTACACAATCCTTCTTCAGGATTTAGGTTACATAACAGCATCACTATGCACCCGACTTTTAATTGTAATGTATGTGGCGCTAAGTTGGGCGGAGTCAACATATTTAGCGTGGCTATATCGAATGCATTGTCATCATTCGGATGTGAGTCGAGGACACTGTCAGTACTCAAGTATGTTTTTTCAGTTGAAACTTCTTCAGTAAATCGACTATAAATTGCAGCGTTTAGCATatctacgtcctcgttaacgGTACTGAGTATTGCATATTTACAATAATGATCAGCATCAGCTAATGAAAAAGTTTCCCCGTAAATTCGATCAATTAACGAATGATTTTCAATACATTCTTTCGGTAACTTAACATAGCTTTTATAGTATTGGTTTCCGGGGAAGTCATGTACCTTATCTTGTCCGATATCTAGTAACCATGCAGCAAAGTCTACATCATCTGCTTTATACAATCGAACATTTGTGCGTAACTGACGCTTTTGTAGAAGTGGCCAAATGTCACTTCTTTTTACTGTAACACTTAATAGATCATATTTCGAGCCTTCCTTTACAATCGgcaaaatttgtcgaaaatcgcCTGTGGCAACAAAGACTTTTCCACCGAATGGAAGTTTATTTCCCATAAGGTCTTGAAAGAAAACGTCAACTGCGTTAAGTGCATAACTGAGGCTCATAGAAATTTCATCCCAAACGATCACAGTAGATGAACGCAATTTGACGGCTAAGTCAGAAAGTGTACTCAAATGACATCCAACTGGACCAGTCATGTTCAATGGTAACTTAAAAGTCGAGTGAACTGTACGACCTCCTCTCAACAATGAAGCTGCTATGCCTGTCCAAGCAATAGCAGTTACATCTAAGCCATAACCAATTAACGCAGTAATGAGTGCGGAAAATAGAAACGTCTTTCCTGTACCGCCTGGCCCGTCTACAAAAAAGAGCCTGTTTTTACTTGGGTCGCCAGGATGTCTTGCGCTGtcacaaatttcttcaaaaatggAACGTTGTTCACTGTTAAGCATTTGTACCAACCGTTCACCCTCAATCATAGCGTCACTCTGATTGATGTTCCGACTGTCAAACATGTCTTCCTCTTCACCAAGAGACTCATCTGCAGGTTCAGGCAAGGAATATTCCGTGTTACTTTTGCCTGCTGCTTTTAGTAATCGTGATATGTGTCTAAGAGCAAAGTTCAATGCAACGGTTTCGGAACATCCTCTGCGAACGTAGTCTTCGTACATatgttttttgtacataagCCACAAATTAGCCGGATCAGTCGGGGTGTTAAAAAGGAGCATATTAACAAATAAACTTCGAATGCGGTAAGGCATTTCTGCATGAATAATTTCCTCAAATGTTTTTATATGCAGACTGTCATCTTGTAATAGCCCCCATGCAACAGCAGCATCACGGAAACTATCATATGGAATACCATTCACAGTTCGTAAATCTTCAAAAGACTGTCCGCCTTTTACCGTGAGCAATAACAATCGTAGCGAATATAGTTCGACATTGTTATAATTCACCGTATACATACGGCCGAGTGTTTGATTTAAACGTCTTTGACGTCTGTGCCAcgctttcttttttttgtcatagACATATTGTAAAGGAATGTCTGTATAAAGGTAATTTCTGGCATTTACGTCAGTTCGATTCAATTCGAAGTACGCAGTTAACATGCTGCCCGCGTGCGTCAGAGCACGTTCAGGGCAGTTCGGATCAAAGATCACGTTCTGATAATTCTCAAGGTGTACTGGTAGAGAGTAAATGGTATGTGATTGGTAAAACATTGGAAAGTCGTACAACTTCCAAATCGCTTCACCAGCACTTAAGTATCTGCAATCCAAAAAGTGTTCGAACTCATTGTAAACTTGGACATTGTCAATTACTTTGATGTTCAAGCGCGCCATATCGACACCTTTATgcaaatatttgaacaaatatttgatGCTTTTCAAACTCGTAGTTATTTCGACATTAATGTGACAATTGTATTTGAGCAACAGTTGAGGATTGTAAGGTACTATCCAACGATTATCTATCTCCTGGTTTTTCGTAGAAATAAATGTGCGACCGTTACGTCGTCGTCTATAAATGGGATAGCTGTTCTCAATTAATTCACTTTTGTCTGCAAACTTGCGCGGAAAATTTTTGGAGCATTTGTAGCAACTGCACTGATCTGTGCTGTCTCCCGCCCCACCCAATGGCGAGTGCCGCGGACAATGAAATTGTCCAGTTCTAGGAACTTGGCACGATTCTTTTCTTGTTGTATCATCACATCGATGGTGATACATGAATGTAGTCACACCCTTATATAATCTGGGTTGTTTAACTGGATTAGGAATTTCAGCCGACACGAAGTTGTCAATGTCGATGTGATTACCTGGTCGATCTTCAGGAGAATTGAATGTGACTAAATGACAATGAGGTAAACTTCTCTTTTGCCATTCAATCACTGCGACATAGGCCACACATTTTCCCAAGACATGCTTCTTCGAAATATCCTTTATCAGCTCTTTGACCTTTGCTCTAAATATACGCGCGACAATATCTGGATGATCAATTGCGTTCGAACCTCtcggaattttttgttgaatttcgtCCCACATTGGATTGCAGGTCATTGTGACGAAAAAGGTCGGTTTGCCGTATCTCGTCACAAGAGCCAGATCGTCTTGATAACGGTTTTTCATATACTGGCGAGAACCAATAATGTCGTTTGGCATAACTATCAGTTTACCTGGAATGTCAggttgaaaaagtttttttctctcaacgTAATCCCTTAACGCACCATAAGTTTCAGCTCGAATCTGAGCTTGACCTTGATCCGACTGCAAGTATTCAAATGTGTTATCCTGAGCCCTTGCATATGCGTCAATGATAAATTGTTGTGACAATTTTCCCGCATTAAGCAATGGGCTAAAGACCGACCGAAGCATTAGAATGTAGCAAAAAAATTCGCGAACTGTGATTCGCTTTCTTGGTTTCGTTTGTCTTACATGTTCTTGAGTTTCTTCTTGGTCATTTTGTTCGTTCTCGCTGACGTCACCAATTTCTTCAATAGGAACAACGTCGTCTTcatagaaattatttatttcaatattttgcagTGTACGCTTACGACGCATCAAACTGTAAGACCACGTTTGTTCACTATAAGGAAAAAGAAGAGGGTACATCATTGCGTCACGATTCGGATCATGAGATGCAATCGCAATGCCATCCTCTGGTGAATGGTCGACTGGAAAAACTacaatgtttttagtgttaGATGAAGGCAAGTGCGTATAGATAGCCGCAACTTCATTAGACGTTGGTACACCAAAGTCTCCGCCAtgattttgacgaatttttatttgatctcTATTTCTCACAATTTCTAAATGTACATTGGTGTTGGCTGCATTTGGTCGACGACTTATCTCGTCTAAAACGTCTTTCAACATCCGGTATGCATTTGCCAATGGGTTATTTGCCCGCATATAGTTTTCTAGTTGTATCAGTAAACTTCTATTCAATGTTGTACCAACGCGAGACAGTCGCTCTGAAACTGCCGCATTACTATCGATATAATAGAGCTGAGCTACTGGCATATCTGCTCCAGTGCTGTTGGTTCGGAAGTGTTCAGCAATGTGGTAAATCATACCTTCCATTGCAATAACAGGACCGATACTGCCAGTAGCTGTTAAGTGGTGAACGTTGGTAGTTCCCAGTGAAGCGAAACTCAAAACATTGTTATATTGCATAATGTTTTCCATAAAATGCCTCGACAATGGGGACTGACCCGTTAAAAGGTCACGTAGAAACTGTGGATATGTGTTGGCTTGTTGCTCTGGTAAAATACTATGTACTTCACCAAAGTTACAACATGtacggaaaacatttttggaattACATTCCTCTTTAAAATACAGGGCACCACAATGAGGACATGTCTGATCAAATGGAGACAATTTGTATAGTTCATATATTTCATCGGTCTCTACGATATCTTCATGATTGCCGAATGCATTGAAATGCGTAGGAATTAGTGCATTATTTTGCATACGCAATTGGTTCAA contains the following coding sequences:
- the LOC119077469 gene encoding thioredoxin-like protein 1; this translates as MSVKSINDESHFQAELQAAGIKLVVVDFTATWCGPCQRIAPHFETFPGKYPRAIFLKVDVDKCQDTAANQGVQAMPTFIFYRNKSKIDRVQGASVEALEAKIQQHIGSGGDDESGEEYGHGLMDLNTFISKNECECLNEADDHPLQHSLTSGGGYLQSDCDEQLILSITFNQAVKIHSIKFKAPPNLGPKNLKIFINQPRTVDFDMAESFTSVQDLVLEPKDLEGTPVNLRYVKFQNVQNIQVFIKDNQSGGEVTQLDYIGFIGSPIITTKMEDFKRIAGKKGESH
- the LOC119077162 gene encoding eukaryotic translation initiation factor 3 subunit I codes for the protein MKPIMLQGHERSITHIKYNREGDLLFSSSKDSKANVWFSLNGERLGTFNGHQGAIWCLDVDWTSTKFLTASGDMSVKLWDLEYGSIIATISCKSPGRTCGFSYSGNQAAYSNDSSMGQTCEVTIIDVRNADSNLSTSDPILRIPISSSKVTSMLWANLDNNIITGHENGMICIFDLRTGKELNSVKDHSSTINDMQLSKDGTMFVTASKDTSAKLFDSESLVCLKTYKTEKPVNSASISPILEHVVLGGGQDAMEVTTTSTQAGKFDSRFYHLIYEEEFARVKGHFGPINSLSFHPDGHSYATGGEDGFIRLQSFDQSYFDYMFD